The genomic DNA TGAAGCATTTTATATAAGGGACGAGCTGAACCTCCAAATCCAAAAAGGCCAATAACCATTGAGCTCATGTCCGAAGGCAAAAAATAAGAAGCCTTTGGCCATTTGCCCTTTCTTATATTTCTATCGTAATATGCGGCATTTCTTAACAGCCCAAGTATGAGCGACATAGCGTGGGTAGCAAGCTCGTCGACACAAAAATTAGGCATAAACATGATGAGGGTATTGGTTTCTGATGCAGCTTCAAGGTCAATTGAATTAACACCTATACCAAAACGCTGCACCATTTTAAGCCTTGGCAGCGAATGAAGAACTTTAGATGTTATCGGAGGATTTCCTGTAGCGAGAATTGCATCGGCATCTTTGCACCCGCTAATAAGTTCGTCTTCGGATAAATAATGCTCTAATCTAACATGAATATTATTTTTAAGCATCATTTTACTTATATAATCTAAATTGGTTTTACTGACGCTTCCGTAGTTGCTGTCTACAACAACTGCATTAAACATTGCCATCATTCCTTTCGCTAATATTAACATGCAAAATACATGCCAACTATAGAGAGTTTTAGAAATCTATAAGAATGAACAAAATTATTTAAAATAACTATCATAAATGACAATAACGAAACTAATTGATGAGAATTAGTTTCGTTATTTAAAAGCAGTGTTTTTTGTTTAACAATATAAAAATCAAACATATTGCATATAGCAATACAACTATTGCAAATTACAATATTGCGCTATTTTTCATAAGATTTTAACTTTCTCCATAACGTTGTGCCATCTATTTCTAATATTTTTGCGCAATCAGTTTTGTTCCCTTTTGTGCATTCCAGTACTTTAGAAATATAATCTTGTTCTAACTGTTTGAGCGACATTAATTTTATTTTATCGTGATTAATAACGTCAGATTTTTCATCGTATTCATATACCAAATTAAAAGTATCCATATCTATAATACTCTTATGAGACATTATCATTAACTTTTCTAGAAAATTCTCAAGTTCTCTTATATTTCCGTGCCACTCAAATGTTATTAATTGGTTTAGTACTTCATTGGTAACACCTAAGATGCTTTTATTTAGCTGGCGGTTTTTTGATCTAATTAGTGCGTCAATTATAGGCG from Oscillospiraceae bacterium MB24-C1 includes the following:
- a CDS encoding C-terminal binding protein, whose translation is MFNAVVVDSNYGSVSKTNLDYISKMMLKNNIHVRLEHYLSEDELISGCKDADAILATGNPPITSKVLHSLPRLKMVQRFGIGVNSIDLEAASETNTLIMFMPNFCVDELATHAMSLILGLLRNAAYYDRNIRKGKWPKASYFLPSDMSSMVIGLFGFGGSARPLYKMLHDGFGSKVISCDPFVTDDVKKDFDVEFVSFDDLLKRSDIISLHAPLNDKTKHIFNSNAFGKMKESAMIINIARGGLIDEKALISALQNKEIRFAGLDVFEQEPISPENPLLKMENVMLTCHSAFYGEKSQKTQIELAISLTNDVLNNKSVSEKYIANRSVIARDLVKIL